The region TTCCAGACCGCCGGAATGCCGCCGTTGAGCATGCCTGTGACCATGGCGCGAAGCGGCAAGGGTGCTGTGACAGGTGAGGGGACCGTCGGCCGCCGCAGGGGCGCCCTGCCGTTACGGGTGTGCTGGATCCGCGATGACGGTTTCCGCGTCGTCCATCTTCCTGCCGTCCGGCATGAGCCAGATGACGATGAACGCCAGGATGCCGGCGGCGATCAGATAGAGGGCGGGAGCCAGCTGGAGATGGGTCTCGTCGATCAGGTAGGTCGCGACCAGCGGCGAAGTGCCGCCGAAAAGGGCCAGCGGAATGTTGTAGCCGATCGAATAGCCGGTCACCCTGACCGAGCGCGGGAACTGGGCAATCATCGTCGCCATGAGCGGCGCGAGATAGAAGGCGAGCACGACGGCAAGGCCCAATTGGCCGAGGATCACCATCACGGGGTCCTGGTGGTGGAGAAGCCAGAACATCGGCCAGCCGAGCAGCGCAACACCGCCCGAGCCGATGAGGAGCAGGGCCTTGGGGCTGGTCCTGTCGGCCAGGTAGCCGACGGCGGGCAGCAAGAGCATGAATACGATCATGTCGCCGGTGTTGATCGTCAGGGCTCCGCCTTCCGTGAGCTTGCTGTAATCGACCAGATAGGTGGCGAGATAGACGAAGACCAGATAGAAACCGGTGCCGTTCAGGACATTGCAGGCAATGGTCCTGAGGAGCGCGACCTTGTGGTTGCGGACGACCTCGCGGACGGGAGTGCTGAGCGGGTCATTGGGCAAGGGCGGCAGGTCGGACTCGTCGGCCCTGTTGCCGCTGCGGATCATGAAGCCGGTCAGGCCGACCAGAAGGCCGAAGGCGAACGGAATGCGCCAGCCCCAGACGGCAAGGTCGTCGGCGGACAGCAGACTGGTCGCCAGAGCCGCGACGCCCGAGCCGAGCAATATGCCGAAGACCGCGCCGACCATCGCCCAGGAGACGATGAAACAGCGCCGTTTTTCCGGCGCGATCTCGTAAAGGTAGACGGAAGAGCCCGTATATTCACCGCCGACGGAAAGGCCCTGGAGCAGGC is a window of Roseibium salinum DNA encoding:
- a CDS encoding MFS transporter, with protein sequence MGAGKTRTGKIVAGTVGNTLEWYDFAIYGYLAPIIAHQFFPNSDPTVSLISTFGVFAAGFLMRPIGSLLLGHVADRVGRSRALLLSVAMMAIPTTLMAFLPNYDTIGIAAPIALTVLRLLQGLSVGGEYTGSSVYLYEIAPEKRRCFIVSWAMVGAVFGILLGSGVAALATSLLSADDLAVWGWRIPFAFGLLVGLTGFMIRSGNRADESDLPPLPNDPLSTPVREVVRNHKVALLRTIACNVLNGTGFYLVFVYLATYLVDYSKLTEGGALTINTGDMIVFMLLLPAVGYLADRTSPKALLLIGSGGVALLGWPMFWLLHHQDPVMVILGQLGLAVVLAFYLAPLMATMIAQFPRSVRVTGYSIGYNIPLALFGGTSPLVATYLIDETHLQLAPALYLIAAGILAFIVIWLMPDGRKMDDAETVIADPAHP